The Sphingobium sp. BYY-5 genome includes a window with the following:
- a CDS encoding TetR/AcrR family transcriptional regulator, producing MPIGSASEIPSPFRTREEKIRDREEKREAVLRAAVRMFNARGYHATSLDDVAASLGISKPTIYHYLGNKEQVLIECVTRGLEPLRLAAEAAKSEPGSGLDRLRKFLRHYAQINMDDFGRCVVRTGDESLSREGAALFRAGKRDIDLALRGLIADAVADGSIAPVDVKMAAFALAGALNWPARWHDPAGPMAVDAIADSLVQILIGGLAPRP from the coding sequence TTGCCCATCGGTTCAGCTTCCGAAATCCCCTCCCCTTTCCGGACGCGCGAGGAAAAGATCAGGGATCGCGAGGAGAAGCGCGAAGCGGTGCTGCGCGCGGCGGTACGGATGTTCAATGCGCGCGGTTATCACGCCACTTCGCTGGACGATGTCGCAGCGTCGCTGGGGATCAGCAAGCCGACCATCTATCATTATCTGGGCAATAAGGAGCAGGTGCTGATCGAATGCGTGACGCGCGGGCTGGAACCGCTACGGCTGGCAGCCGAGGCAGCGAAGAGCGAGCCGGGCAGCGGCCTTGACCGGTTGCGGAAATTCCTGCGCCATTATGCCCAGATCAACATGGATGATTTCGGCCGCTGCGTGGTGCGAACGGGGGACGAATCCCTCTCGCGTGAGGGCGCGGCGCTGTTTCGCGCGGGCAAGCGGGACATTGACCTGGCGCTGCGCGGCCTGATCGCGGACGCCGTGGCCGACGGGTCGATCGCCCCTGTCGATGTGAAGATGGCAGCCTTTGCCCTGGCGGGCGCACTTAACTGGCCCGCGCGCTGGCATGATCCGGCCGGGCCGATGGCGGTCGATGCGATCGCCGATTCACTGGTCCAGATACTGATCGGCGGTCTCGCGCCCCGGCCGTAG
- a CDS encoding acyl-CoA dehydrogenase family protein, protein MLTDIQLSIRDMVRGFAQDRIRPDSARFEAEGGYPPALFEEMGGLGLWGMTAPESYGGAAVDSVSYALALMEIAAADGALSTIVSIQNSIMVGGLLKDGNDAQRQRFLPDLIGGCTIGAFALTEADAGSDAAAIRTRAIKVDGGWRLDGAKQFITSGRIGGLVMVIAVTDPEAGKKGLSAFLVPTDRPGYVVDKIEHKMGQGASDTCALRFEDMFVEDDLLLGDPGQGYRIALANLETGRIGIAAQCVGMAQAALEIAIGYAKDRRSMGKAIIDHQAVGFRLADLATRLEAARQLVLSAAALRDAGQPALTQASMAKLFASEAAEAVVSGAMQTLGGYGYLEEFGIAKIYRDVRVCQIYEGTSDIQRMVIARSL, encoded by the coding sequence ATGCTGACGGATATTCAGCTCTCCATCCGGGACATGGTGAGAGGATTTGCGCAGGATCGGATTCGTCCGGACAGCGCCCGGTTCGAAGCGGAAGGCGGCTATCCGCCTGCCTTGTTCGAGGAGATGGGTGGGCTTGGCCTGTGGGGCATGACCGCGCCCGAATCCTATGGCGGTGCGGCCGTCGACTCGGTCTCCTATGCCCTGGCGCTCATGGAAATCGCGGCGGCCGATGGCGCCCTGTCGACCATCGTTTCCATCCAGAACAGCATCATGGTTGGCGGCCTGCTCAAGGACGGCAATGATGCGCAGAGGCAGCGATTTCTCCCTGATCTGATCGGCGGCTGCACCATCGGCGCCTTCGCGCTCACCGAAGCCGACGCCGGGTCGGACGCCGCCGCCATCCGCACCCGCGCAATCAAGGTGGACGGCGGCTGGCGGCTCGACGGGGCCAAGCAGTTCATCACTTCCGGCAGGATTGGCGGGCTGGTGATGGTGATCGCCGTCACCGACCCCGAAGCGGGGAAGAAGGGGCTGTCCGCCTTCCTCGTGCCGACCGACCGGCCCGGCTATGTCGTCGACAAGATCGAGCATAAAATGGGGCAGGGCGCGTCGGACACCTGCGCGCTGCGCTTCGAGGATATGTTCGTCGAGGATGACCTGCTGCTGGGCGATCCGGGGCAGGGCTATCGCATCGCCCTGGCGAATCTGGAGACCGGACGGATCGGCATCGCCGCGCAATGCGTTGGCATGGCGCAGGCCGCGCTGGAGATCGCGATCGGCTATGCCAAGGATCGCCGCTCCATGGGCAAGGCCATTATCGATCATCAGGCGGTCGGCTTCCGCCTTGCCGACCTCGCCACCCGGCTGGAGGCTGCGCGACAGCTCGTTCTCTCCGCCGCCGCCCTGCGCGATGCCGGGCAGCCCGCCCTGACGCAGGCGTCGATGGCCAAGCTCTTTGCCTCCGAGGCCGCCGAAGCGGTGGTGTCGGGCGCGATGCAGACGCTGGGCGGCTATGGTTATCTTGAGGAATTCGGCATCGCCAAAATCTACCGCGATGTGCGTGTCTGCCAGATTTATGAAGGCACATCGGACATTCAGCGCATGGTGATCGCGCGCAGTCTTTGA
- a CDS encoding acetyl-CoA C-acyltransferase — MRNDPVVIAGYARTPMGGFQGALSPLKATDLGSAAVKAAVERAKLSADAVDRIYMGCVLPAGLGQAPARQAALGAGLGLNTEATTVNKMCGSGMQAAIMAHEALSAGSVDVVVAGGMESMTNAPYALPKHRGGARIGHDRIIDTMMMDGLEDAYEPGKAMGVFAEEAVRDYQFTRADQDDYAIRSLSRANDAIASGAFTREITPVTVSGRGGDTVIDTDEQPGKARPDKIPSLKPAFVKDGTITAANASSISDGAAALVMTRQSVAEKLGLPVIARVVATAAHAHEPAKFTTAPVPAIRKLLDKAGWSVADVDLFEVNEAFAVVAMIAAKDLGIPAEKLNVNGGATALGHPIGASGARIVATLLGALEHRGLKRGVASLCIGGGEATAMAVELV, encoded by the coding sequence ATGCGGAATGATCCAGTCGTCATTGCGGGCTATGCCCGGACCCCCATGGGTGGCTTTCAGGGCGCGCTCTCCCCGCTCAAGGCCACCGATCTCGGATCGGCAGCGGTAAAGGCCGCCGTGGAGCGCGCAAAGCTGTCGGCCGATGCGGTCGATCGCATCTATATGGGTTGCGTCCTGCCCGCCGGGCTGGGCCAGGCGCCCGCGCGGCAGGCGGCGCTGGGCGCGGGCCTTGGCCTCAACACGGAAGCCACCACCGTCAACAAGATGTGCGGATCAGGGATGCAGGCGGCGATCATGGCGCATGAGGCGCTGAGCGCCGGGTCTGTCGATGTCGTGGTCGCGGGCGGCATGGAAAGCATGACCAATGCCCCCTATGCCCTGCCCAAGCATCGCGGCGGCGCGCGTATCGGCCATGATCGGATCATCGACACGATGATGATGGACGGGCTGGAAGACGCCTATGAACCGGGCAAGGCAATGGGCGTCTTCGCCGAGGAAGCGGTGCGCGACTATCAGTTCACCCGTGCCGACCAGGATGACTATGCCATCCGATCGCTGAGCCGCGCCAATGACGCGATCGCCAGTGGCGCCTTTACGCGGGAAATCACGCCGGTTACGGTATCGGGCCGAGGCGGCGACACCGTCATCGACACCGACGAACAGCCCGGCAAGGCTCGCCCTGACAAGATCCCGTCATTGAAGCCCGCCTTCGTCAAGGACGGCACCATCACCGCGGCCAATGCCTCCTCCATTTCGGACGGCGCCGCCGCGCTGGTGATGACGCGCCAGAGCGTCGCGGAAAAGCTGGGCCTGCCGGTGATCGCCAGGGTCGTCGCCACCGCCGCCCATGCCCATGAACCGGCCAAGTTCACCACCGCCCCGGTGCCAGCGATCCGCAAGCTGCTGGACAAGGCCGGCTGGTCGGTAGCCGATGTCGACCTGTTCGAAGTCAATGAAGCCTTTGCCGTGGTGGCGATGATTGCGGCCAAGGATCTTGGCATCCCGGCGGAAAAGCTCAACGTCAATGGCGGCGCGACCGCGCTGGGCCATCCGATCGGCGCATCGGGCGCGCGGATCGTGGCGACACTGCTGGGCGCGCTGGAACATCGCGGCCTCAAGCGCGGCGTCGCCAGCCTCTGCATTGGCGGGGGCGAAGCGACGGCGATGGCGGTCGAACTGGTCTGA
- a CDS encoding SDR family NAD(P)-dependent oxidoreductase, producing the protein MDIKGVAAIVTGGASGLGKATAQMLAANGAKVTIFDLNEEAGKAAAAEIGGAFVSVNVADDASVTAGLDAAEQAHGVARILINCAGIAPAVKTVGKENAPHPLDTFAKTVTVNLIGTFNVISKFAARAAAAEEVDGERGVIVNTASVAAYDGQIGQAAYSASKGGVVGMTLPIARDLAQHKIRVMTIAPGIFLTPMLEAFPQNVQDALGAQVPHPSRLGKPAEYAQLVESIVRNPMLNGEVIRLDGAIRMAPR; encoded by the coding sequence ATGGATATCAAAGGGGTAGCCGCTATCGTCACCGGCGGCGCATCGGGCCTGGGCAAGGCGACGGCGCAGATGTTGGCTGCCAATGGCGCGAAGGTCACGATCTTCGACCTGAATGAGGAAGCGGGGAAGGCTGCGGCGGCCGAAATCGGCGGTGCCTTCGTCAGCGTCAATGTTGCCGATGACGCCAGCGTCACAGCGGGGCTGGATGCGGCGGAACAGGCGCATGGCGTGGCGCGCATCCTGATCAACTGCGCAGGCATCGCCCCGGCAGTGAAGACGGTGGGCAAGGAAAATGCGCCGCACCCGCTCGACACCTTCGCCAAGACGGTGACGGTCAACCTGATCGGCACCTTCAATGTCATTTCCAAGTTCGCGGCTCGCGCGGCTGCGGCAGAGGAGGTCGACGGCGAGCGCGGTGTCATCGTCAACACCGCCTCGGTGGCGGCCTATGACGGCCAGATCGGGCAAGCGGCCTATAGTGCGTCGAAGGGCGGCGTCGTCGGTATGACTCTGCCGATCGCCCGCGATCTGGCCCAACATAAGATCCGGGTGATGACCATCGCGCCGGGCATCTTCCTGACCCCCATGTTGGAAGCCTTCCCGCAAAATGTGCAGGATGCGCTGGGCGCGCAGGTGCCGCATCCCAGCCGCCTGGGCAAGCCGGCCGAATATGCGCAACTGGTGGAATCCATCGTCCGCAACCCGATGCTGAACGGCGAAGTCATTCGCCTTGATGGCGCCATCCGCATGGCGCCCCGGTGA
- a CDS encoding enoyl-CoA hydratase-related protein yields MSDGLTLAVEDGIARITLDRPEAGNAITLPLAQALLAAAIRCESDPAVRCILLTGKGRLFCAGGDVQLIAGAGERRAEVLSELIATFHAAVQRLARASKPLVTLVNGPAAGAGFSLAILGDVVIGARSAHFTAAYGAIGLTPDGGLSWLLPRLVGLRKAQDIILTNRRIKAEEAEAIGLVTRIVDDETLAEEGTRVAHALADGPVDALCAARALLYDSFETGLETQLDRELRAMAAAGAGTESAEGLAALLEKRAPDFRGV; encoded by the coding sequence GTGAGTGACGGTCTGACCCTGGCGGTCGAGGATGGGATCGCCCGGATCACGCTCGACCGTCCGGAGGCGGGCAACGCCATCACCCTGCCGCTGGCGCAGGCGTTGCTGGCGGCGGCGATCCGGTGCGAAAGTGATCCGGCGGTTCGCTGCATCCTGCTGACCGGCAAGGGACGGCTCTTCTGTGCCGGGGGCGACGTTCAGTTGATCGCCGGGGCAGGCGAACGACGGGCCGAAGTGCTGAGCGAACTGATCGCCACCTTTCACGCAGCCGTCCAGCGACTGGCGCGTGCGTCCAAACCGCTGGTGACTCTGGTCAACGGCCCTGCCGCCGGGGCGGGGTTTAGCCTCGCCATATTGGGTGATGTGGTGATCGGCGCGCGATCGGCGCATTTCACCGCAGCCTATGGCGCGATCGGCCTGACACCCGATGGTGGTCTGAGCTGGCTGCTGCCGCGCCTTGTCGGACTGCGCAAGGCGCAGGACATCATCCTCACCAATCGGCGCATCAAGGCGGAGGAGGCGGAGGCGATCGGCCTCGTCACCCGCATCGTCGATGATGAGACGTTGGCGGAGGAGGGGACGCGCGTCGCCCATGCGCTGGCCGATGGCCCGGTGGACGCGCTCTGTGCTGCCCGTGCCCTGCTCTACGACAGCTTCGAAACCGGTCTGGAAACCCAGCTCGACCGGGAACTGCGCGCCATGGCCGCAGCCGGTGCGGGGACCGAAAGCGCGGAAGGATTGGCGGCGCTGCTTGAAAAGCGCGCGCCCGATTTCAGGGGAGTTTGA
- a CDS encoding acetyl-CoA C-acetyltransferase: MAEAYIVEAVRTPGGKRKGALAGTHPADIGAVVLNALVDRTGIDPAVIEDVILGCVTQAGEQAFAFGRNVVLASKLPQSVPAVTIDRQCGSSQQALHFAAQAVMSGTQDLVIAAGVESMTRVPMMSNFTLHAQAGVGEGPWPRSIQQRFGVAEFSQFHGAQAIADKYGFTREDMDAYALRSHQKAAAAIASGAFACEIVSVETLEGSFSQDEGVRADGSMEALASLKTLAEGGTITAGNASQMTDGASGVLVASEAAVKRFNLTPLARIHNLTVTAGDPVIMLEEPIPATEKALARAGLKLDDIDLFEVNEAFAAIPMAWLKALGADPAKLNVNGGAIALGHPLGASGTKLMATLVHGLRAQGKRYGLQTMCEGGGIANVTIVEAL; the protein is encoded by the coding sequence ATGGCCGAAGCCTATATTGTCGAAGCCGTCCGCACGCCCGGTGGCAAGCGCAAGGGCGCGCTTGCCGGCACCCATCCGGCCGATATCGGCGCTGTGGTGCTGAACGCATTGGTGGACCGCACGGGGATCGATCCTGCCGTGATCGAAGATGTGATCCTCGGTTGCGTCACCCAGGCGGGCGAGCAGGCCTTCGCCTTCGGCCGCAATGTCGTGCTGGCGTCGAAACTGCCGCAGAGCGTACCCGCCGTCACCATCGACCGCCAGTGCGGATCGTCGCAGCAGGCGCTCCACTTCGCCGCGCAGGCGGTGATGTCCGGCACGCAGGATCTGGTGATCGCGGCAGGCGTCGAAAGCATGACCCGCGTGCCAATGATGTCGAACTTCACTCTCCACGCACAGGCAGGCGTGGGGGAAGGGCCATGGCCGCGCAGCATCCAACAGCGTTTCGGCGTGGCTGAGTTCAGCCAGTTTCATGGCGCGCAGGCGATCGCCGACAAATATGGCTTCACCCGTGAGGATATGGATGCCTACGCCCTGCGCAGTCATCAGAAGGCGGCGGCGGCCATTGCTTCGGGCGCCTTTGCTTGCGAAATCGTTTCGGTCGAAACATTGGAAGGCAGCTTCTCGCAGGACGAAGGCGTGCGCGCCGACGGTTCGATGGAGGCGCTGGCCAGCCTCAAGACGCTGGCCGAGGGCGGCACCATCACGGCGGGCAATGCCAGCCAGATGACCGATGGCGCGTCGGGCGTGCTGGTGGCGAGCGAGGCGGCGGTCAAGCGCTTCAACCTGACCCCGCTGGCCCGCATCCATAATCTGACGGTGACGGCGGGTGATCCGGTCATCATGCTGGAAGAACCGATCCCGGCGACGGAGAAGGCACTGGCGCGGGCCGGGCTGAAACTGGACGATATCGACCTGTTCGAAGTCAACGAAGCCTTCGCCGCTATCCCCATGGCCTGGCTGAAGGCGCTGGGCGCGGACCCGGCAAAGCTCAATGTGAATGGCGGCGCCATTGCACTGGGCCACCCGCTCGGCGCCAGCGGAACGAAGCTGATGGCGACGCTGGTCCACGGTCTGCGCGCGCAGGGCAAGCGCTATGGCCTGCAAACCATGTGCGAGGGCGGGGGCATCGCCAACGTTACGATCGTGGAGGCGCTCTAA
- a CDS encoding nitronate monooxygenase family protein, whose translation MALKTRFTDLVGIEHPIVQGGMMWVGRAELAAAVSNAGGLGILTALTQPTPDDLRREIDRCRTMTDNPFGVNLTILPSVSPPPYADYRRAIIDSGITVVETAGHKPQEHVDDFKAHGIKVIHKCTAVRHALSAERMGVDAISIDGFECAGHPGEDDIPGLILIPAAADRLKIPMIASGGFGDGRGLAAALALGADGINMGTRFCATVEAPIHQNVKQFLVDNDERATNLIFRKFHNTGRVAKNSVSDQVIEISARDGAVFEDIRPFVSGLKGRQALESGDLDAGLVWAGQIQGLIHDIPTCQDLIARIVADAEEIISDRLTAMLRREEIVA comes from the coding sequence ATGGCTCTAAAAACACGCTTCACCGATCTGGTCGGGATCGAGCATCCAATCGTCCAGGGCGGCATGATGTGGGTCGGTCGCGCCGAACTGGCCGCCGCCGTGTCCAATGCGGGCGGGCTTGGTATATTGACCGCGCTCACCCAGCCGACACCCGACGATCTGCGCCGCGAAATCGACCGCTGCCGAACGATGACGGACAATCCCTTCGGCGTGAACCTCACCATCCTGCCTTCCGTCAGTCCGCCGCCCTATGCCGACTATCGCAGGGCGATCATCGATAGCGGCATCACGGTGGTCGAGACCGCAGGGCACAAGCCGCAGGAACATGTCGACGATTTCAAGGCGCACGGGATCAAGGTGATCCACAAATGCACCGCCGTCCGCCACGCCTTGTCGGCAGAGCGCATGGGCGTCGATGCGATCTCCATCGACGGCTTCGAATGCGCAGGGCATCCGGGCGAGGATGACATACCGGGCCTGATCCTGATCCCGGCCGCGGCCGACAGGCTCAAAATCCCGATGATCGCGAGCGGTGGTTTCGGTGATGGGCGCGGCCTGGCGGCGGCGCTGGCGCTGGGCGCGGACGGCATCAACATGGGCACCCGCTTCTGCGCCACGGTCGAAGCGCCGATCCATCAGAATGTGAAGCAGTTCCTGGTCGACAATGATGAGCGCGCTACCAACCTGATCTTCCGCAAGTTCCACAATACGGGCCGCGTGGCGAAGAACAGCGTGTCCGATCAGGTGATAGAGATCAGCGCCCGCGACGGCGCGGTGTTCGAGGATATCCGGCCGTTCGTGTCGGGGCTAAAGGGTCGTCAGGCGCTGGAAAGCGGCGATCTGGACGCGGGGTTGGTCTGGGCCGGGCAGATTCAGGGGCTGATCCACGACATCCCGACCTGCCAGGACCTGATCGCCCGGATCGTCGCCGATGCGGAAGAAATCATCTCGGACAGGCTGACCGCCATGCTGCGCCGGGAAGAGATCGTCGCCTGA
- a CDS encoding cytochrome P450 codes for MAATDTLTPADIPAHVPPELVREIGLTTGADFLAAPHDFMAKLHDTHPPIFYSVNPLVGNAWVTIKHEDAFFALRHPEYFTTAGATPFPRDPNNYFYFIPLEIDPPHHRKYRAILDATFSPKGVLRLETYMRGLANDLIDTFIDKGSTEFTTDFGRPLPVSIFLDLMGLPQDMRDTFVGWAVDLLHSQDRMSAGLAMRGIEAYLAEVIVEKTAKPDDGVISQIIQARPDGEPLTEREIFGFTFFLFIAGLDTVFATLNNMWLWLAQNPDRRREIIANPDQINAQVEELLRVFSVTFSGRTLTQDIEMRGVQMKAGDKFTSILPACNYDPDVFPNPTEVDFNRPRKPILAFAGGVHSCIGAHLARLEIKIGLQEWLRRIPDFDVQPGTNIEYWPGGVVGPKTLPLVW; via the coding sequence ATGGCTGCGACCGACACCCTGACCCCCGCCGACATCCCGGCGCATGTGCCGCCCGAACTGGTGCGGGAGATTGGCCTGACGACCGGCGCCGATTTTCTGGCCGCACCGCACGACTTCATGGCGAAGCTGCACGACACGCATCCGCCGATTTTTTACAGCGTCAATCCGCTGGTCGGCAATGCCTGGGTCACGATCAAGCATGAAGACGCCTTTTTCGCGCTGCGCCATCCGGAATATTTCACGACAGCGGGCGCGACGCCCTTTCCGCGCGATCCCAATAATTATTTCTATTTCATCCCGCTGGAAATCGATCCGCCGCATCATCGCAAATATCGGGCGATCCTGGACGCGACTTTCTCGCCCAAGGGTGTGTTGCGGCTGGAAACCTATATGCGCGGCCTCGCCAACGACCTGATCGATACGTTCATCGACAAGGGCAGCACGGAGTTCACGACCGATTTCGGGCGTCCGCTGCCGGTGTCAATCTTCCTCGATCTGATGGGCCTGCCGCAGGATATGCGCGACACGTTCGTCGGCTGGGCGGTGGACCTGCTCCACTCGCAGGACCGGATGTCCGCTGGCCTCGCCATGCGCGGGATCGAAGCCTATCTGGCGGAGGTTATCGTCGAAAAGACCGCGAAGCCAGACGATGGCGTCATCAGCCAGATCATCCAGGCGCGGCCCGACGGCGAACCGCTGACCGAGCGGGAGATTTTCGGCTTCACCTTCTTCCTGTTCATCGCCGGGCTGGACACGGTGTTCGCCACGTTGAACAATATGTGGCTGTGGCTGGCGCAAAATCCCGACCGGCGGCGCGAGATCATCGCCAATCCGGATCAGATCAACGCCCAGGTCGAGGAATTGCTGCGCGTCTTTTCCGTGACCTTCTCAGGGCGGACGCTGACGCAGGATATCGAAATGCGTGGGGTTCAGATGAAGGCGGGCGACAAGTTCACCAGCATCCTTCCGGCCTGCAACTATGATCCGGATGTCTTCCCGAATCCGACCGAGGTGGACTTCAACCGGCCGCGCAAGCCGATCCTGGCCTTTGCCGGCGGCGTGCATAGCTGCATCGGCGCCCATCTGGCACGGCTGGAAATCAAGATCGGCCTGCAGGAATGGCTGCGGCGCATCCCGGATTTTGACGTGCAGCCAGGCACGAACATCGAATATTGGCCGGGCGGCGTGGTGGGGCCTAAAACATTGCCTTTGGTCTGGTAG